The following are from one region of the Paenibacillus protaetiae genome:
- a CDS encoding cysteine desulfurase, translated as MNIQAIKEQFPILQQEVNGHPLVYLDSAASSQKPRSVIDAISRYYETDHSNVHRGVHTLGSRATEAYEGAREKVASFLNAAHPEEIVFTRGTTTALNLVASSYARSVCKEGDEIVITPMEHHSNLIPWQQAAKATGATLKYIPLQPDGSLSLADVEKTITPNTKVVSVTYVSNVLGVVNPIKEITAIAHRNGAVMVVDGAQSTAHLKIDVQDLDCDFYAFSGHKMCGPTGIGALYGKKSLLEKMEPIEYGGEMIDFVDLYESTWKDVPYRFEGGTPIIAGAVGLGAAIDFLQQIGLDEIDKHERRLAAYAYDKLTAMDGITVYGPSSNRVGLVTFNLGDIHPHDVATVLDSEGVAVRAGHHCCQPLMRWLNVSATARASFYLYNTEEDIDRLADALLKTKEFFGHAIG; from the coding sequence ATGAATATTCAAGCAATAAAGGAACAGTTTCCGATATTGCAGCAGGAAGTGAACGGGCATCCGCTCGTTTACCTGGACAGCGCGGCGTCTTCACAGAAGCCGCGTTCCGTCATTGATGCGATATCCCGCTATTACGAGACCGACCATTCCAACGTTCACCGCGGCGTGCATACGCTTGGTTCGAGGGCGACGGAAGCGTATGAGGGAGCTCGCGAGAAGGTTGCGTCTTTCCTGAACGCCGCCCATCCGGAAGAAATCGTATTTACACGCGGCACGACAACGGCGCTTAATCTCGTGGCTTCGTCATATGCGCGTTCGGTATGCAAGGAAGGCGACGAAATCGTCATTACGCCGATGGAGCATCACAGCAACCTCATTCCTTGGCAGCAGGCTGCCAAAGCAACCGGGGCGACGCTGAAATATATTCCGCTCCAGCCGGACGGCAGCTTGTCGCTTGCAGATGTGGAGAAAACGATCACGCCGAACACGAAAGTCGTGTCGGTCACGTACGTTTCGAATGTGCTGGGCGTTGTGAACCCGATTAAGGAAATTACGGCCATTGCCCACCGGAACGGTGCCGTAATGGTAGTGGACGGAGCACAAAGCACCGCCCATCTGAAAATCGACGTCCAGGACCTGGACTGCGATTTTTACGCTTTTTCCGGTCATAAAATGTGTGGTCCTACCGGCATCGGCGCCTTGTACGGCAAAAAATCGCTGCTGGAGAAGATGGAGCCGATTGAATACGGCGGCGAAATGATCGACTTTGTTGACCTGTACGAGTCGACCTGGAAAGACGTTCCGTACCGGTTTGAAGGCGGCACGCCGATCATTGCCGGAGCCGTAGGCTTAGGCGCTGCCATTGATTTTCTGCAGCAGATCGGCCTGGATGAAATCGATAAGCATGAACGGCGCCTTGCCGCATATGCTTACGACAAACTGACGGCGATGGACGGCATTACCGTGTACGGGCCTTCGTCCAACCGGGTAGGCCTCGTGACGTTTAATTTGGGCGACATTCATCCGCATGACGTCGCAACTGTCCTGGATTCCGAGGGCGTTGCGGTACGCGCAGGCCATCATTGCTGCCAGCCGCTCATGCGCTGGCTGAATGTTTCGGCTACGGCGAGAGCAAGCTTTTATTTATACAATACCGAGGAGGACATCGACCGCCTGGCGGATGCCCTGCTCAAAACAAAGGAGTTCTTCGGTCATGCAATTGGATGA
- the sufB gene encoding Fe-S cluster assembly protein SufB produces the protein MAKEMPELDEYKYGFRDEHKAVFQSGKGLTPEIVRTISEMKGEPEWMLDFRLKSLEQFNKMPMPQWGGDLNELDFNDIQYYVKPSEKQGKTWEEVPQEIKETFDKLGIPEAEQKFLAGVSAQYESEVVYHSMQEDLEKQGVIFTDTDTALREHPEIFKEYFGTVIPSSDNKFAALNSAVWSGGSFIYVPKGVKCEIPLQAYFRINSENMGQFERTLIIADEGSFVHYVEGCTAPVYSTNSLHSAVVEILVKKDARVRYTTIQNWAPNIYNLVTKRAVAEENANMEWVDGNIGSKLTMKYPAVILKGRGAKGSVLSIAVAGKNQHQDAGAKMIHLAPDTTSTIVSKSISKHGGKVTYRGLASFRRGAEGSKSNIKCDTLILDNESTSDTIPYNEIMNDNITLEHEATVSKVSEDQLFYLMSRGLSEAEATQMIVMGFIEPFTKELPMEYAVEMNRLIKFEMEGSIG, from the coding sequence ATGGCAAAAGAAATGCCTGAACTTGATGAATACAAGTATGGCTTCCGTGACGAACATAAAGCCGTATTCCAATCCGGCAAAGGCTTAACGCCTGAAATCGTCCGCACAATTTCCGAAATGAAAGGCGAACCGGAATGGATGCTGGACTTCCGCCTGAAGTCGCTGGAGCAATTTAACAAAATGCCGATGCCGCAATGGGGCGGCGATCTGAACGAGCTTGATTTTAACGACATCCAATACTATGTAAAGCCTTCTGAGAAGCAAGGCAAAACATGGGAAGAGGTTCCGCAGGAAATCAAGGAAACGTTCGATAAGCTGGGTATTCCAGAAGCAGAGCAAAAGTTCCTGGCCGGCGTATCGGCGCAATACGAGTCCGAAGTCGTTTACCACAGCATGCAGGAAGATCTGGAGAAGCAAGGCGTTATCTTTACGGATACCGATACGGCGCTTCGCGAACATCCGGAAATTTTCAAAGAATACTTCGGTACGGTTATCCCGTCCAGCGACAATAAATTCGCGGCGCTCAACAGCGCGGTATGGTCCGGCGGCAGCTTTATCTACGTGCCAAAAGGCGTCAAATGTGAAATTCCGCTGCAAGCGTATTTCCGGATCAACTCGGAGAACATGGGCCAATTCGAAAGAACGCTCATTATCGCCGACGAAGGCAGCTTCGTGCATTACGTAGAAGGCTGTACCGCTCCGGTATACAGCACGAACTCGCTGCACAGCGCGGTCGTTGAAATTCTCGTGAAGAAGGACGCGCGTGTCCGTTATACGACGATCCAGAACTGGGCGCCAAACATCTATAACCTCGTGACGAAACGTGCCGTTGCCGAAGAGAACGCCAACATGGAATGGGTCGACGGCAACATCGGCTCGAAGCTGACGATGAAATACCCTGCGGTAATCTTGAAAGGCCGCGGCGCCAAAGGCTCCGTGCTTTCGATCGCGGTTGCGGGCAAAAATCAGCATCAAGATGCCGGCGCTAAAATGATCCACCTTGCACCGGACACGACTTCGACGATCGTATCCAAGTCCATCAGTAAACACGGCGGCAAAGTAACGTACCGTGGTCTCGCATCGTTCCGCCGCGGCGCGGAAGGTTCGAAATCGAACATCAAATGCGATACGCTTATTCTCGATAACGAGTCGACGTCGGATACGATTCCGTACAACGAAATTATGAACGACAACATTACGCTCGAGCATGAAGCGACGGTATCGAAGGTATCCGAAGACCAGCTCTTCTACCTGATGAGCCGCGGCTTAAGCGAAGCCGAAGCGACGCAAATGATCGTTATGGGCTTCATCGAGCCGTTTACGAAAGAACTGCCGATGGAATATGCGGTAGAGATGAACCGTCTCATTAAGTTCGAGATGGAAGGCTCGATCGGTTAA
- a CDS encoding ThiF family adenylyltransferase translates to MNEPAESAGSDQLPADDIRYARQIRFAGVGRTGQQALSASKAAVVGMGALGSVIAQHLVRSGIGFVRIIDRDIVEWSNLQRQMLYGERDVLNLLPKAEAAAARLRDMNSSVAVEPVVADVTADNAASLLHDVDVILDGTDNFSVRYLLNEVSAKYGIPWIYGGAVGGAGATMTVRPGITACYRCLFPETPAPGSTDTCETAGILSPVVDIIASHQALEAIKLLTGQHSKLHGKLMQLDFWNNGYLPLDIKEARRPDCPVCGRQEYSLLERHTDEAAAASLCGRNTIQITPSRSSMPPALEETAARLQSAGHVTLSPYLLRLERPDGIVLVLFPDGRALVQGTDSPTKARAVYAEILGI, encoded by the coding sequence ATGAACGAGCCAGCAGAATCAGCAGGATCTGATCAGCTCCCGGCTGATGACATACGTTATGCCCGGCAAATCCGTTTTGCCGGCGTCGGCCGGACTGGCCAGCAAGCTTTAAGCGCCAGCAAAGCTGCAGTTGTCGGTATGGGCGCCTTAGGCTCCGTCATTGCCCAGCATCTGGTCCGCTCCGGTATCGGGTTCGTACGGATTATCGACCGCGATATCGTGGAATGGAGCAATTTGCAGCGCCAAATGCTGTATGGCGAACGCGACGTGCTTAACCTGCTGCCCAAAGCCGAAGCGGCGGCTGCTCGGCTGCGCGACATGAACAGCTCGGTTGCCGTCGAGCCGGTTGTCGCTGATGTTACGGCCGATAACGCCGCCAGCCTACTCCATGATGTGGATGTCATCTTAGACGGAACCGACAATTTCTCGGTGCGTTATTTGTTAAACGAAGTCAGCGCCAAATACGGCATCCCGTGGATATACGGGGGTGCAGTCGGCGGCGCGGGAGCGACGATGACGGTGCGGCCAGGCATAACCGCCTGCTACCGCTGCCTGTTCCCGGAAACGCCTGCTCCGGGAAGCACGGATACATGCGAGACGGCCGGCATATTATCGCCGGTAGTCGACATTATCGCGTCCCATCAAGCGTTGGAAGCCATCAAGCTGCTGACCGGACAGCACAGCAAGCTGCACGGCAAGCTGATGCAGCTCGACTTTTGGAATAACGGATATTTGCCGCTTGATATTAAGGAAGCTCGCCGGCCCGACTGTCCGGTTTGCGGAAGACAGGAATACAGCCTACTGGAACGCCATACCGATGAAGCTGCTGCCGCTTCTTTATGCGGGCGCAATACGATTCAAATTACGCCAAGCCGCAGCTCTATGCCTCCTGCGCTGGAAGAAACAGCTGCGCGGCTTCAGTCCGCGGGACATGTGACGCTTAGCCCTTATCTGCTTCGTCTGGAGCGGCCGGACGGCATCGTGTTAGTCCTATTCCCGGATGGCAGAGCGTTAGTCCAAGGAACGGACAGCCCAACAAAAGCAAGGGCGGTTTATGCCGAAATATTAGGCATTTAG
- a CDS encoding HD-GYP domain-containing protein: MRVHVTDLVSGDRLSRDTFNQFGLHVLSKGTILNYADISKLQQHQIEYVEIENRSSAATADMPAARTLETIVNPKWLPTVQPLYESAVTSFKNIYDIAKQEGVVNKQEISDAVQPLLDNFQMERDVVSLLLLLNTSDDYTYQHSVQVGMLSYYLASWLGYPKEEALLISKAGYLHDIGKSKISHDILNKPGKLTEEEFDEVKKHTLFGHDLIMQWFGDEPYLAVSAVQHHERIDGSGYPYGLKGEDIHPVAKIISVVDIYSAMISERVYRQKRDLLFVLKELYRMSFNELDPHITQTFIKHMIPNFIGKKAKLETGEIGTIIMTHPIEFFRPLIQVDDQFIDLTVERNYVIQEIYL; the protein is encoded by the coding sequence ATGAGAGTTCATGTAACGGACTTAGTAAGCGGCGACCGATTAAGCCGGGACACATTCAATCAATTTGGGCTTCATGTGCTCTCCAAAGGCACTATATTAAACTACGCTGATATTTCCAAATTACAACAGCATCAGATTGAATATGTCGAAATAGAGAATAGATCTTCTGCCGCAACAGCGGACATGCCGGCAGCCAGAACATTGGAAACGATCGTTAATCCAAAATGGCTTCCTACAGTCCAGCCTCTATATGAATCGGCCGTTACTTCCTTTAAAAACATATACGATATCGCCAAACAAGAAGGTGTCGTAAACAAGCAGGAAATTTCCGATGCGGTTCAGCCTCTTCTGGACAATTTCCAGATGGAGCGCGACGTCGTATCGCTACTTCTTCTTTTAAACACCAGTGACGACTATACCTACCAGCATTCGGTGCAGGTCGGCATGTTGTCCTATTATTTGGCTTCATGGCTCGGTTACCCGAAGGAAGAAGCGCTGCTTATTTCCAAAGCGGGTTATTTGCATGATATCGGCAAATCCAAAATCAGCCATGACATCTTAAACAAACCTGGCAAACTAACAGAAGAAGAATTCGATGAAGTAAAAAAACATACCCTTTTCGGGCATGATCTCATTATGCAATGGTTTGGGGACGAGCCTTATCTTGCTGTAAGCGCTGTCCAGCATCATGAACGCATTGACGGCAGCGGTTATCCATACGGCCTGAAAGGCGAAGACATTCATCCGGTAGCCAAAATCATTAGTGTAGTCGATATTTACAGCGCGATGATTTCCGAACGGGTATACCGGCAAAAACGCGACTTGCTGTTCGTCTTGAAAGAATTGTACCGGATGAGCTTTAACGAGCTTGACCCTCATATTACGCAAACCTTCATTAAACATATGATTCCTAATTTTATCGGCAAAAAAGCAAAGCTGGAAACCGGCGAAATCGGCACCATCATTATGACGCACCCGATCGAGTTTTTCCGCCCGTTGATCCAGGTAGACGACCAGTTTATCGACTTGACCGTTGAACGGAATTACGTCATTCAAGAAATTTATTTGTAG
- the moaA gene encoding GTP 3',8-cyclase MoaA: MRLVLTDRFGRVHDYLRISVTDRCNLRCLYCMPEEGVQFMESSELLSYDQIVEVVQAAAAMGIRKLRITGGEPLVRPGLPGLIERLSAIEGIEDIALTTNGILLAKQADALKKAGLSRVNISLDTLDAARFRFIARRGDLRKVMEGIEAAFAAGFSPIKLNCVLLKGVNEDEIADFLKLAYEQPLHVRFIEYMPIGHEDEGWRSHYLPLSRVLDIAGEQGYRIKRRELVKGNGPSDDWQMEGGTGSFGLIHPISDHFCASCNRLRLTADGSIKPCLYWVDELNVKPALGDEEALRALLLRAMDVKPVSHEMAAKLAGQAVSHQPTDRRMSQIGG, encoded by the coding sequence GTGCGGCTTGTGTTAACGGACCGTTTTGGAAGAGTGCATGATTATTTGCGCATTTCAGTAACCGACCGCTGCAATTTGCGCTGCTTGTATTGCATGCCCGAGGAAGGCGTTCAGTTTATGGAGTCTTCCGAGCTGCTCAGCTATGACCAAATTGTAGAGGTTGTGCAGGCGGCCGCCGCCATGGGGATCAGGAAGCTTCGGATTACAGGGGGAGAACCATTGGTACGCCCGGGGCTGCCCGGCCTGATTGAACGGTTGTCGGCCATTGAGGGCATTGAAGATATTGCATTAACGACAAACGGCATTTTGCTTGCGAAGCAAGCGGATGCGCTGAAGAAAGCAGGGCTTTCCCGAGTAAACATAAGCTTGGATACGCTGGATGCGGCTAGGTTCCGCTTTATCGCCCGCCGCGGCGATTTGCGCAAAGTGATGGAAGGCATCGAAGCGGCGTTTGCCGCCGGTTTTTCGCCGATCAAGCTGAATTGTGTTTTGTTAAAAGGAGTTAATGAGGACGAGATCGCCGATTTCTTGAAGCTAGCTTACGAACAGCCGCTTCATGTGCGATTTATCGAATATATGCCGATCGGACATGAGGATGAAGGCTGGAGAAGCCACTATTTGCCGCTCTCGCGCGTGCTGGATATTGCGGGTGAGCAAGGGTACCGCATAAAGCGGCGGGAGCTTGTAAAAGGGAACGGCCCTTCCGATGACTGGCAAATGGAAGGCGGAACCGGTTCCTTCGGGCTGATTCATCCGATCAGCGACCATTTTTGCGCAAGCTGCAACCGGCTGCGCCTGACGGCTGACGGCTCCATCAAGCCTTGCTTGTACTGGGTGGATGAGCTGAACGTCAAACCTGCGCTCGGCGATGAAGAAGCGCTCCGGGCTTTGCTGCTGCGCGCTATGGATGTCAAGCCGGTCAGCCATGAGATGGCGGCTAAGCTTGCAGGGCAAGCGGTATCTCATCAGCCGACGGACAGGCGGATGTCGCAAATCGGGGGGTAA
- the sufC gene encoding Fe-S cluster assembly ATPase SufC, which translates to MATHFVIEGLKASIEEKEILKGINLEIKGGEIHAIMGPNGTGKSTLASALMGHPKYEVTEGTATLDGEDLLEMAVDERARAGLFLAMQYPSEIAGVTNSDFLRSAINARREEGQEISLIKFIRQMEGKMKELEMNPEFAHRYLNEGFSGGEKKRNEILQMMMLDPKIVVLDEIDSGLDIDALKVVANGVNAMRSEDRGFLIITHYQRLLNYIQPDFVHVMMQGRIVKSGGPELAARLEAEGYDWVKEELGIVDETVGQA; encoded by the coding sequence ATGGCAACACATTTTGTCATCGAAGGACTGAAAGCGTCCATCGAAGAAAAAGAAATTTTAAAAGGCATCAACCTCGAGATCAAAGGCGGCGAAATTCACGCCATCATGGGACCAAACGGTACAGGCAAAAGTACGCTGGCTTCCGCGCTGATGGGCCATCCTAAATATGAAGTAACGGAAGGCACAGCTACGCTTGACGGCGAAGATCTGCTGGAGATGGCTGTTGACGAGCGCGCACGCGCCGGTCTGTTCCTGGCAATGCAATACCCAAGCGAGATTGCAGGCGTAACGAACTCCGACTTCCTGCGCAGCGCCATTAACGCGCGCCGTGAAGAAGGCCAAGAAATTTCGCTGATCAAGTTCATCCGCCAAATGGAAGGCAAAATGAAAGAACTCGAAATGAACCCTGAGTTCGCACACCGTTACCTGAACGAAGGTTTCTCCGGCGGCGAGAAAAAACGGAACGAAATTTTGCAAATGATGATGCTTGATCCCAAAATCGTCGTGCTTGACGAAATCGACTCCGGTCTCGATATCGACGCGCTGAAAGTCGTTGCTAACGGCGTTAACGCGATGCGTTCCGAAGACCGCGGTTTCTTGATCATCACGCACTATCAGCGTTTGCTCAACTACATCCAACCGGACTTCGTGCACGTTATGATGCAAGGCCGCATTGTGAAATCCGGCGGTCCTGAGCTTGCAGCCCGCCTGGAAGCGGAAGGTTATGATTGGGTCAAAGAAGAACTTGGCATCGTGGACGAAACGGTCGGCCAGGCTTAA
- a CDS encoding molybdenum cofactor biosynthesis protein, translated as MTYNWSIQLFAGLAERFGTSAITVETADGSMAVSDLKKRLAEAYPEHAALLGASFIARNHMYASDDTVILASDELAMLPPVSGGEPGPSEEDSGKGRRYVLTTGNIGADEVLAKVIVPEHGASIAFVGTTREWTAGKRTLRLSYEAYEPMAVRTMEQIGEEIAERWPGALCAITHRLGEVGIAETSVVIAVSAPHRAACYEASRYAIERLKQIVPIWKKEIWEDGSEWVGHQNGPWNPTVPLEHYE; from the coding sequence ATGACATATAATTGGTCCATCCAGCTGTTTGCCGGCCTTGCGGAACGGTTTGGAACATCCGCCATTACGGTCGAAACGGCGGATGGCTCGATGGCGGTATCCGACTTAAAGAAACGGCTGGCGGAAGCTTATCCGGAGCACGCCGCGCTGCTTGGCGCATCGTTTATCGCCCGCAACCACATGTATGCTTCCGATGATACTGTTATTCTCGCAAGCGACGAGCTGGCTATGCTTCCGCCTGTTTCCGGCGGTGAACCCGGGCCTTCGGAAGAGGACTCCGGAAAGGGGCGGCGTTACGTTCTGACGACCGGGAACATCGGTGCAGACGAGGTGCTTGCCAAAGTCATCGTTCCCGAACACGGGGCGTCGATTGCGTTTGTCGGCACGACTCGCGAGTGGACGGCAGGCAAACGCACGCTGCGATTAAGCTACGAAGCGTATGAGCCGATGGCGGTTCGGACAATGGAGCAGATCGGAGAGGAAATTGCTGAACGTTGGCCGGGCGCGCTTTGCGCGATTACGCACCGGCTCGGCGAAGTGGGCATTGCGGAAACCAGCGTTGTGATTGCCGTTTCCGCACCTCACCGCGCCGCTTGTTATGAAGCAAGCCGTTATGCTATCGAAAGGCTGAAACAAATCGTGCCGATCTGGAAAAAAGAAATTTGGGAGGACGGCTCCGAGTGGGTAGGGCATCAGAACGGACCATGGAATCCAACCGTACCTCTTGAACATTATGAATAG
- the sufD gene encoding Fe-S cluster assembly protein SufD, giving the protein MSSTQLSTPTDRQSAEALARAKGEPEWLVALRGEAAELAATLGWPKPEKMNIEKWNLTAVGSYEKANAVTSASELPSVVRELVTNDTDNVLVQQNSGAVYSKLSAELSAKGVIFTDLETACREHGDLVQKYLFKALKKDEDKLTALHAALWNGGVFLYVPRNVEVEVPLQAILSTTNADASFAPHIVIVAESNSRVTYVDNVVSEGAAGESYVHHAGIEIFVGPGALVRFGSIHQLSEGGIDLTLRRAVVENDGRIEWVISDLNDGATMSDTSSLLKGNGSTSDAKVISIGKNSQQMSITTRAVHIGLSSESDMITRAVMKDSATAIINGITKIEKGATKANGQQTERVLMLSPKARGDANPILLIDEDDVKAGHAASVGQVNQEQVYYLMSRGISKQDAERLIIYGFLTPVVTEIPIDAVREQLERVLERKLEG; this is encoded by the coding sequence ATGAGCAGCACACAACTTTCGACGCCTACTGACCGTCAGTCGGCTGAGGCGCTGGCACGCGCCAAGGGAGAGCCGGAATGGCTTGTTGCCCTTCGCGGCGAAGCGGCTGAGCTGGCTGCAACACTGGGCTGGCCGAAACCGGAAAAAATGAACATCGAAAAATGGAATTTGACAGCTGTCGGCAGCTATGAGAAAGCAAACGCCGTAACATCGGCAAGCGAGCTTCCATCTGTTGTCCGCGAACTCGTGACAAACGATACGGACAATGTGCTTGTACAGCAAAATTCCGGAGCCGTATACAGCAAGCTGTCCGCTGAGCTGTCGGCTAAAGGCGTTATTTTCACCGATCTGGAGACGGCATGCCGCGAGCATGGCGACCTCGTTCAAAAATATTTGTTCAAAGCATTAAAGAAAGATGAAGACAAGCTGACGGCGCTGCATGCCGCGCTTTGGAACGGCGGAGTATTCCTGTACGTTCCGCGGAACGTGGAAGTGGAAGTGCCGCTTCAAGCGATCTTGTCCACGACCAATGCAGACGCTTCGTTTGCGCCGCATATTGTTATTGTGGCGGAGAGCAACAGCCGCGTAACGTACGTTGACAACGTCGTATCCGAAGGCGCTGCGGGCGAATCGTATGTGCATCATGCCGGCATCGAAATTTTTGTCGGCCCTGGCGCGCTTGTCCGCTTTGGCTCCATTCACCAGCTGTCCGAAGGCGGCATCGACCTTACGCTTCGCCGCGCCGTTGTGGAAAACGACGGGCGGATCGAATGGGTTATCAGCGACCTGAATGACGGCGCTACAATGTCCGACACGTCTTCCTTGCTGAAAGGCAACGGTTCGACCTCGGACGCGAAAGTGATCAGCATCGGCAAAAACAGCCAGCAAATGAGCATCACGACACGCGCTGTGCATATCGGTCTTTCTTCGGAAAGTGATATGATTACGCGCGCAGTTATGAAAGATTCGGCTACGGCGATCATCAACGGCATTACGAAGATCGAGAAAGGCGCTACGAAAGCAAACGGCCAGCAAACGGAACGCGTGCTGATGCTTAGCCCGAAAGCGCGCGGCGACGCGAACCCGATTCTTCTCATCGACGAAGATGACGTTAAAGCCGGACACGCGGCCAGCGTTGGCCAAGTGAACCAAGAGCAAGTGTACTACCTGATGTCCCGCGGTATTTCGAAGCAGGACGCTGAACGCCTCATCATTTACGGATTTTTGACGCCTGTCGTAACGGAAATTCCGATTGATGCTGTACGCGAGCAGCTCGAGCGCGTGCTCGAAAGGAAGCTGGAAGGATGA
- the sufU gene encoding Fe-S cluster assembly sulfur transfer protein SufU codes for MQLDDLYRRVIMDHYKNPRNRGTMDNEAVTINLNNPTCGDRIQLQLQVEEGVVKDARFTGEGCSISMSSASMMTEAVKGKTFGEAQAMAEKFSALMKGEPAEFEEYEEIEALSGVNKFPARIKCATLAWNALRKGIEQQQ; via the coding sequence ATGCAATTGGATGATTTATATCGCAGAGTCATCATGGATCATTATAAAAATCCACGCAACCGCGGAACGATGGACAACGAAGCCGTAACAATCAATTTAAATAATCCGACCTGCGGCGATCGGATTCAGCTGCAATTGCAGGTGGAGGAAGGCGTTGTGAAAGACGCGCGCTTCACCGGCGAAGGCTGCTCGATATCCATGAGTTCCGCATCCATGATGACGGAAGCCGTTAAAGGCAAAACATTTGGCGAAGCTCAGGCCATGGCGGAAAAGTTCTCCGCTTTGATGAAAGGCGAGCCGGCTGAATTTGAAGAATATGAAGAAATTGAAGCTTTATCCGGCGTGAACAAGTTTCCGGCTCGCATCAAATGCGCAACGCTGGCATGGAACGCGCTTCGCAAAGGCATTGAGCAGCAGCAGTAA
- a CDS encoding DUF1802 family protein: MESEKMGITIHRDPIVLKEWAVIIKALLEGKQIVVMRKGGIREEAKDFQLVSDSFYLFPTYEHQKEELLKEQYRGELAETLTEWPLPEGVPLRAYAAVEEDIEITDPETLKKLEPFHIWTERFAEERLRWKKTKPLHLLLLRVYRLDEPKNMPLRDSYNGCKSWVRLEDEAPSGGMTPVLSAEQFQAEASRIREALQRIQS; the protein is encoded by the coding sequence ATGGAGAGCGAAAAAATGGGAATAACGATACATAGAGACCCCATTGTGCTGAAGGAATGGGCCGTCATTATAAAAGCGCTGCTGGAGGGCAAGCAGATTGTCGTTATGCGCAAAGGAGGAATCCGCGAAGAAGCAAAAGATTTTCAGCTGGTTAGCGATTCGTTTTATTTGTTCCCGACCTATGAGCATCAGAAGGAAGAATTGCTGAAGGAACAATACCGGGGAGAACTGGCGGAGACGCTGACCGAATGGCCGCTGCCGGAAGGCGTTCCGCTCCGCGCTTATGCAGCTGTGGAGGAGGATATCGAAATTACCGACCCGGAAACGCTGAAAAAGCTGGAGCCGTTTCATATATGGACGGAACGGTTTGCCGAGGAGCGCCTGCGCTGGAAAAAAACAAAGCCGCTTCATTTACTGCTGCTTCGTGTCTACCGGCTTGACGAGCCGAAGAACATGCCGCTGCGGGACAGCTACAACGGCTGCAAATCGTGGGTCAGGCTGGAGGATGAAGCACCTTCGGGCGGCATGACGCCGGTGCTTTCGGCCGAGCAGTTTCAGGCGGAGGCAAGCCGGATTCGGGAGGCTTTGCAGCGTATACAGTCTTGA